The following proteins come from a genomic window of Anticarsia gemmatalis isolate Benzon Research Colony breed Stoneville strain chromosome 25, ilAntGemm2 primary, whole genome shotgun sequence:
- the LOC142984000 gene encoding uncharacterized protein LOC142984000: protein MDSEKEHKKCFTNPNRKSRPIDVDVKEDEEKPCGAPRPTYTCPKTSSEKKVCEPKPKRPICPEESDEESSFKSSPSKDSRMKAFKNNLAKQCDKEQPTVHQECPTVKTKTFIEAHCETMATLKYAMNDFVCKIFGGTSEAVSMLQEKCAKQKDCLKRHSKTNTRDDSCENDPESSTKPKPKKCSDNESEEILQRLLHKVSNNPSDDGSDYTTSLLNQVRTTVASVVILLKDMDITKLLPNLEQSSKFDVPDPNLPKKPKKVSMTNMKDHDIVSSNNLYANNITSQITEHFPEQVTAADSEYTNIMNATEFSENLEQENDTEEEDTCQFEE from the coding sequence ATGGATTCCGAAAAggaacataaaaaatgttttacaaaccCTAACAGAAAATCTAGACCTATTGATGTGGATGTAAAGGAGGATGAAGAAAAACCGTGCGGCGCCCCGAGACCTACTTATACTTGTCCAAAAACAAGTTCTGAGAAAAAGGTCTGTGAGCCTAAACCCAAAAGACCAATATGTCCTGAGGAATCAGATGAAGAGTCATCGTTTAAGTCGTCACCATCAAAAGATTCACGTATGAAAgccttcaaaaataatttagccAAGCAATGTGACAAGGAACAACCAACAGTACACCAAGAATGCCCAACAGTTAAGACAAAAACATTTATAGAAGCTCATTGCGAAACAATGGCTACTTTAAAGTATGCGATGAATGACTTCGTTTGCAAAATATTTGGTGGTACATCTGAAGCTGTTTCGATGCTCCAAGAGAAATGTGCGAAACAGAAAGACTGTTTGAAAAGACATTCGAAAACTAATACCCGTGATGATTCTTGCGAAAATGATCCGGAGTCAAGTACAAAACCTAAACCAAAGAAATGCAGTGATAATGAAAGTGAAGAAATACTGCAAAGACTGCTTCATAAAGTAAGTAATAATCCTTCAGATGATGGTAGTGATTATACTACATCATTACTCAACCAAGTGAGGACTACCGTTGCTTCAGTTGTCATTTTACTCAAAGATATGGACATTACAAAACTGCTGCCTAATTTAGAGCAGAGTTCAAAATTCGATGTTCCTGATCCAAATCTTCCTAAGAAGCCAAAGAAAGTTTCAATGACAAATATGAAGGACCACGATATTGTCAGCTCTAATAACTTGTACGCGAATAATATAACAAGCCAAATAACCGAACACTTTCCAGAACAAGTAACTGCTGCAGATTCTGAATACACTAATATTATGAACGCCACAGAATTTTCAGAAAACCTTGAACAAGAAAACGATACGGAAGAAGAGGATACGTGTCAATTTgaagaataa